In Perca fluviatilis chromosome 3, GENO_Pfluv_1.0, whole genome shotgun sequence, the following proteins share a genomic window:
- the efcab2 gene encoding dynein regulatory complex protein 8 has protein sequence MADSTQSAEAIVSDVHKKIRAAFEAFDYESNHTVDVREIGTIIYSLGCFPTQANLHDLIAEVEEDHTGYIHLDKFLPAMTKVLLDLKFPSIPEDLLLQAFEVLDKEKKGYLEPEELTKYMTQEGEVFTQEEMDEMLTALADPEKNLVYYKDLISQLTIDPDM, from the exons ATGGCGGACAGCACGCAAAGTGCAG AGGCCATAGTGTCAGATGTCCACAAGAAGATCAGAGCTGCTTTTGAAGCGTTTGACTATGAGTCTAACCACACAGTGGATGTCAG GGAGATCGGCACCATCATCTATTCCCTGGGTTGCTTCCCCACTCAGGCAAACCTTCATGACTTAATAGCTGAG GTTGAAGAGGACCACACAGGATATATTCATTTGGACAAGTTCCTCCCAGCCATGACCAAAGTGCTGCTGGATCTCAA gttcCCTTCTATCCCTGAGGACCTTCTGCTTCAGGCCTTTGAG GTTTtggacaaagaaaagaaagggtACCTGGAGCCTGAGGAGCTAACAAAGTACATGACACAGGAAG GTGAGGTCTTCACTCAGGAGGAGATGGATGAGATGCTGACAGCACTCGCTGACCCTGAGAAGAACCTCGTCTATTACAAAGACTTAATCAGCCAGCTGACCATTGACCCTGACATGTAA